A window from Deltaproteobacteria bacterium encodes these proteins:
- a CDS encoding lactate utilization protein, whose translation MTTKNLVQQMQHRAQAVQAVVRRISDRQAAFRYALDLTLARGGRGMAVAGFEGGWVEARRPACTAAGIELLDTAFRDHAENLHTALTPADWGIADTGTLVIDSASEDLRLATMLAEVHVALLPVSKIRPDAASLETLLDTALKSAAPSYLAFITGASRTADIERVLAIGVHGPRELHILLME comes from the coding sequence GTGACCACGAAAAATCTTGTCCAACAGATGCAGCACCGGGCCCAGGCCGTGCAGGCCGTTGTTCGGCGTATAAGCGACCGGCAGGCGGCCTTTCGATATGCCCTGGATCTGACCCTTGCGAGGGGCGGCCGCGGGATGGCGGTAGCGGGGTTTGAGGGTGGATGGGTGGAAGCTCGACGCCCGGCATGCACGGCGGCAGGAATCGAGCTCCTGGATACCGCTTTCAGGGACCACGCTGAAAACCTCCACACCGCGCTGACACCGGCGGACTGGGGGATTGCCGACACGGGCACCCTGGTAATCGACAGCGCCAGCGAGGATCTCCGCCTTGCGACCATGCTGGCCGAAGTCCACGTCGCCCTGCTGCCCGTTTCGAAAATCCGCCCGGATGCAGCGTCTCTGGAAACGCTTCTGGATACGGCGCTCAAGTCGGCCGCCCCGTCCTATCTGGCCTTCATCACCGGGGCCAGCCGGACCGCCGACATTGAACGGGTGCTGGCCATCGGTGTTCACGGTCCGCGGGAACTGCACATCCTTTTGATGGAATAA
- a CDS encoding (Fe-S)-binding protein, which yields MTIKTAQNIRSYKQQLREALRDQFLRTALGNFNAAYRENRPGVFADIDFESIKREIAGAKDALLPRLPELYRAFKERAEEAGAHVHVAQDALGANRI from the coding sequence ATGACCATAAAAACCGCTCAGAATATCAGATCGTACAAGCAGCAGCTCAGGGAAGCACTGCGGGATCAATTCCTCCGTACGGCCCTGGGGAACTTCAACGCCGCCTATCGCGAAAACCGCCCCGGGGTATTCGCGGATATCGATTTCGAGAGTATTAAAAGGGAAATCGCCGGGGCCAAGGACGCCCTCCTGCCCCGGCTGCCGGAACTGTACCGGGCGTTTAAAGAACGCGCCGAAGAGGCCGGCGCCCACGTGCACGTGGCACAAGACGCCCTCGGCGCCAATCGCATT